A section of the Harmonia axyridis chromosome 2, icHarAxyr1.1, whole genome shotgun sequence genome encodes:
- the LOC123673317 gene encoding uncharacterized protein LOC123673317, producing MNEVMEKKIKDFPKIICMDGTHCTNQKGMDLTVMLVKDDRNMGFPVAFFLSNRLDQLTQEVFMKALSEKLVDRIEPEYFMSDDDPKYYNAWVKVMENRPRRLLCTWHVIKNWVIQDRSKIKNEQIRKTMKIEMKKILNETDIHKFEEKSQKYFEKLENSEEFMFLNYLKKYINLAIFPKYFKIKISMSFTVC from the exons ATGAATGaggtaatggaaaaaaaaatcaaagatttCCCAAAAATAATATGTATGGATGGAACCCACTGTACTAATCAGAAGGGAATGGATTTAACTGTGATGCTTGTGAAAGACGATAGGAATATGGGATTTCCAGTGGCCTTTTTTCTTAGCAATAGATTAGACCAGTTGACTCAAGAAGTTTTCATGAAAGCACTGAGTGAGAAACTTGTGGATAGAATAGAGCCGGAATATTTCATGAGTGATGACGACCCAAAATATTATAATGCATGGGTAAAAGTAATGGAAAATAGACCAAGAAGACTTTTGTGTACCTGGCATGTGATTAAAAACTGGGTGATCCAAGACAGATCTAAG ATAAAGAATGAGCAAATAaggaaaacaatgaaaattgaaatgaagaaaatactgaatgaaaccgACATTCacaaatttgaagaaaagaGTCAGAAATACTTTGAAAAACTGGAAAATTCTGAAGAATTTATGTTTCTCAATTATCTCAAAAAGTATATTAATCTAGCAATATTccccaaatatttcaaaataaaaatttctatgtCTTTTACAGTTTGTTaa
- the LOC123672898 gene encoding uncharacterized protein LOC123672898, with protein sequence MALETLNNILKTNLLKRKANIPVDRLLDEMENLVDGKMWQRILKIERPHSNNYQDRLVAKAHKAAEKLLSKNETEVIDVGFGEFLVKSSAGIIFYKVQYNELCEVECRTSFCRICKICLHRYRCECPDFAIKTNMCKHIHLVCLHEQRSGSDSGLGDVAVQLSLEKPSEIKMANSEEIHVFIKRKRCENDDTDVLDRKATREAKHETVNNYLRSLDDEEFDR encoded by the exons ATGGCACTGGAAACTCTCAATAACATCCTCAAAACTAACCTACTGAAAAGGAAAGCAAATATACCAGTTGATCGACTTCTGGACGAAATGGAAAATTTAGTGGATGGCAAAATGTGGCAAAGAATATTAAAG ATAGAAAGACCCCATTCCAATAACTACCAAGACAGACTCGTTGCTAAGGCTCACAAAGCTGCAGAAAAATTACTTTCAAAGAATGAAACAGAGGTAATAGATGTTGGATTCGGAGAATTTTTGGTAAAATCTTCAGcaggtataattttttataaggtACAATATAACGAATTGTGTGAGGTGGAATGCCGAACATCATTCTGTAGGATATGCAAGATTTGTTTGCATCGTTATAGATGTGAATGTCCTGATTTTGCCATAAAAACTAATATGTGTAAACACATACACTTGGTATGTTTGCATGAGCAAAGGTCGGGAAGCGATTCTGGTTTAGGTGATGTTGCCGTGCAGCTTTCTTTGGAAAAACCTTCAGAAATTAAAATGGCCAATAGTGAAGAAATCCATGTCTTCATAAAGAGAAAGAGATGTGAAAATGATGATACAGACGTGTTGGATAGAAAAGCAACAAGGGAGGCCAAACATGAAACAGTTAACAACTATCTGAGATCTCTGGATGATGAGGAATTTGATAG ATGA